The genomic region AGTAGAGAGGCAGGAGAGACGACAATTAGGTGTGGATGTGAATTAGGGAAACAAAAGAATAGGGTGGTATAAGGGTAATAGGAAGCCGGGTCAAAGCCAAATCAGTTTTGgtaaaattcttttttttttttttttttgaaataattaAAAACGTGTAAATAAAAATTATTTCCAAAGTGATGATTTTAATAACTTTTAATTAAAAGCCAGTATTAATAAAATAAATGAGAGATTAACTCGTAAATATAATTTGGAAAATAACGGGGTGTTACAGACTTCCCTTCTTAAAACAAAGCTTCGTCCCCGAAGCTTAAACTCTTTCGCAAGAACAGCCCCCAAATACTTTTATCTTACGCATTCAAAGTTCGGTATATAACTTAACAATATCCCACATTTCTACCAAGTCCTATTTCCACAAGATACTATCAAATACACTATGCCACAAGTTTCTCCTTGTTTTCACGACTCAGGTAAAAGGACCGCTAAGATAGCTAAGAGCATGTCGGATGAAAAGaaaacacatttttttttttcaaaatcctATATTTCATAGGctccaaaaaaataaataaaaagtagTAATCCCACAAGCCTCTGACCACAAAAATAATAATTTCAAGACGTGCTCAAAGTGCACAAGCAGACCAGAGACCAAATACCACAACGATACATACACTAAGTATAACCAATGTCAATGAGAACTACCAGTCAATATTGTGCAATGTGCAGAACTAATACCAAATATATGCATAATCATAAGCAATGATTAGTAATTCACATAAGAATAACTAAGCGAAAACAAAGATGGAGAGTACATTAACTTTATAGCTAAACTTAAACAAAAACACACGTGTATGAAGATTATAAAAGAAAAGTAAGCGTGCAAATCTCAACCCTCTTAAAACAAAGCTTCGTCCACGAAGCGTAAAATTACCTTAGGTAAAAAGGTTAGGGTACTTGTCTCTCATAGCAGATTCCACCTCCCAGGTAGCCTCCTCCACATTATTATTATTCCATAGAACTTTGACCATGTGAGTCTCGCCTCTACGAGTTTTACGCACCTTAGTATCCAAAATTTTTACCGGAGTCTCTTCATAAGTCATTGTTTCATCAAGCTCGATAGTCTCCGGATCCAAAACATGAGAAGGGTCACTAATATATTTTCTAAGTTGAGAAACGTGAAACACATTATGAACTCTTTCTAAGTCAGCTGGTAAGTCAAGTCGGTAAGCTACCTCACCAATACgctccaaaatctcataaggtccaATGAACTTTGGGCTCAATTTGCCCTTCTTGCCAAATCTCATTACTCCCTTAGTCGGCGAGACGCGCAAAAGAACTTTGTCACCAACCTCAAATTCCACATGTCTGCGAGTTttatccgcataactcttttgtcgatcttgggcggctttcattctatCCCGAATAATCTTAACTTGCTCAACCATTTCAGTAATCATTTCGGGCCCCAAAACTACAGACTCACTTATATCATTCCAACAAATAGGACTCCTGCATTTGCGCCCATAAAgcgcctcaaatggtgccatctgAATTGTAGCCTGGTAGCTGTTATTATATGAAAATTCAATAAGATCCAATTTATCTTCCCAACCTCCTTGAAACTGCAAAACACatgctcgtaacatatcctcaagtatCTGGTTTgtcctctcagtttgaccatcagtagcaggatgaaaagcagtgctcatcttGAGCTTGGTACCCAAAGATTTCTGTAATTTTTCCCAAAATATAGAAACAAACCTAGCATCTCTATCTGATACAATGTCATTTGGGACACCATGGAGTCGTAGCACATGATGTATATAAGCATCAGCAAGTTGCTTCTTTTTCCACGTATCCTTCATCGGTATAAAGTGAGCACTCTTAGTTAGCCTGTCAataattacccaaatcatgttattacctttcTGTGACCTTGGTAAACCAgctataaagtccatagagatcgaactccatttccactcaggtacttctAAAGGTTTTAGCTTCCCTTGAGGTCGCTTATGTTCACTCTTCACTTTCTGGCatatcaaacaacgggccacgaaATCTGCAATTTGCTTTTTCATCCCAGACCACCAAAATGCTAGTTTCAAATCCTCATACATCTTATCACCCCCCGGGTGAACAGAATACGGCGTCGCATGCGCCTCCGTCATGATCCTTTCTTTGATCTCCTTATCGTTAGGTACACATAACCTATCCTGAAATTTAATAAATCCACTCTCGTCGCGCTTGAATAACGCAGGTTCATTCACAAGCTTGTCCTGCAAAAATTTATCCCTACCCTGCAAATCTCTAACATCACTTATCAGATCATTCTCAACAGACATTACATTAGACGGAGCCCCTGGCTTTGCCATTTGGATCGCAAAGTTCAGGAACTCTCCCCGGAGCTTATCACGATGCATTACTAACTGTATCGTATGAAGGGACTTTCTACTTAaggcatcagccaccacattggctttcccttcatggtactGAATTTCAATCTCATAGTCTTTAATCAACTCTagccacctcctttgtctcatatTGAGCTCCTTTTGTGTGAAGATATATTTTAAACTTTTATGGTCAGAGAAAACCTTAAAGGGTACACCAAATAAATAATGTCTCCAAATTTTCAACGCAAAGACTACAGCAgccaactccaaatcatgagtaggataatTTTCCTCGTAAGGTTTCAACTACCTAGAAGCATAAGCGATTACTCTTCTGTTCTGCATAAGTACACAACCTAACCCATTTTTAGAGGCATCTGTATACACTTCATATTCCTCATTACCATCTGGTAAAGCTAGCACTGGAGCAGTAGTTAACTTTTCCTTAAGAATCTGGAAGGCTTCCTCACACTTATCATCCCATTGGAACTTTGTTGCTTTTTTCATGAGTGTATTCATAGGTCTAGCTAttttagaaaagtctttcacaaatctcctataATAACCAGCTAAGCCCAAAAAGCTACGAATTTCGGTCACGGATTTTGGTCTAGGCCACTCCTTCACAGCCTTAATTTTTGCAGGATCAACCGAAACTCCATCCTTTGATACGATATGACCCAGAAAAGCTACTTGAtctagccagaactcacacttagagaATTTTGCATATAGTTGTTTTTCCCTTAAGATGCCCAAAATAACGcgtaaatgctcctcatgctcctcctcattcttggagtaaaTCAAAATATCGTCAATGAATACCACAACAAATTTATCAAGGTAAGGCCTAAAagttctattcatcaaatccataaagaCAGCAGGGGCATTGGTTAACCCAAAGGGCATCACAGTAAACTCATAGTGCCCATATCTAGTGGAAAACGCAGTCTTAGGCACATCTCCAGGCGCTATCTTCAATTGATGGTACCCAGATCGCAGGTCTATTTTAGAGAAAACAGAGGCGCCTTTcaattgatcaaacaaatcatcgatcctaGGTAAGGGATACCTATTCTTAATGGTCACTTGATTCAATTCCCGATAGTCAATGCATAACCTTAAGgttccatctttctttttcacaaataacacaggagcaccccaaggcgaaACACTAGGCCTAATATACCCTTTTTCCATTAGCTCATCTAATTGCTTCTTAAGTTCTTTCATTTCCAAAGGCGCCATTCTATATGGTGATTTAGCAATTGGACCCGTTCCTGGCACCAAATCTATCTTAAATTCAACTTCCCTATCTGGGGGCATTCCGGGTATGTCCTCAGGAAAAACATCAACAAACTCCCTTACCACATGTACATCACTCAAGTCAGGATATTCGACCCTCAAGTCTCTTATATGACACAATATTAGTTCAGCTCCCCTAGATATATGCTTCTTCAATTTCATCGTAGATATAAGCTTCACCCTAGGACCCTTAACACGACCTTTATAAGATACTCTCACATTTTTAGGCCCTCTCAAGGAAACTTTGCCTTGCCAACAATCAATACTAGCTCTGTGAGTCCCCAACCAGTTCATCCCCAAGATTACATCAAAATAAGGTAGTGGAAATTCTATTAGGTCTGCCTTAAAATCATGATTACCAATGACCACAGATACACCTTTATACACTCTTTCACAGTTTACTAAGTCTCCAGATGGCATAACAAAATCATAATTTACGATCTCGCTAGGCTGTAATTTGAGTTTTTCCACAAACTTAGTTGAAATAAAGGAATGAGATGCACCACAATCAAATAGGACATGAGCTAAAACAGAGTTCACGGAAAAGTTACCCGAAACAATGTCTGCGTTTTCAGCTTCTTCTTTATTCATGACATAGAGCTTTCCAGTGGGTTTCTTCTGGCCTTGAGCCACATTCACTTGTCCTGCAGGTTTACTAGCCGATGAATTAGCTTGAGTCGTAGGCGGGTTCTTAAAATTGTTAACAGACGCGGAACCAgcatggttgtggttgttgtagtTGTTTCTCTTTGCTTGACCCTGGAATCGATTACTCTGGGTTACACTTGCACTAGCAGATTGCGCTACACGCGGTTTACCAGCCTTTTTGTTTCTGCATTCAAACTCCCGATGTCCCGGATTTCCACACCAGTAGCATGACACCACTTTTCCTTCACAATCTACCCCTAGGTGGTCACCATTGCACGCTTTACAGTAATAATGTCGGGTAGAGTCCCGACTCATTACCTGACCCTTACTCTGCCACTTACTCGATGTTTCCTTATTTTCAGCCCCTCCAAAAGATCGTGACTTGTTACGAAAGTTACTATTGTGACTAAAGTTACCTCTTTTAGTTGGGGTGTCAGATTGACTCCCCTGAAACTCCTTCCTTTTGGTACCTACACTTCCCATTTCAGCCTCCATTTTTTTATTGCTCCTCTCAATATTAACAGCCCTAGCATAAACTTCTTTCAATGTAGTAAAGGTTTCACCAGCGAACCTACCCTTAATCTTCCAGTTCAACTTATCCTCAAATCTGGCTGCTTTAGTACGCTCCGTAGGCACCAACTCCTTAGCAAAGCGACTAAGTTCCACAAATTTAGTATAAAATTCCTTCACAGACATATCATCAGTTTGCTTTAGATCCCCAAAATCAGCAAGTTTTTGACTTTTTACATGATCGGGAAAATACTCATACTCAAGCATCTCCTTAAGGTCATCCCAATCCTTCTCATAAAGCGCAAGTACCCCTTCAGGATTCCTCCTCCTAACGGGTTTCATAAAATCTTCCTTTATTGTTTCCCACCAAATATCGGCATCttccttcaaataatatacggctATTCTAGCCTGAAACTCCACGGGACACCCCACAGCCAAGAAAattttctccatctctctaatccAGTTATCTAGCTCATTTGGGTCCCCTTTTCCTGTAAAAGATGGTGGTCTTTTCTTTTGCACCGCCTCAAACATAGCGGTTACAGTAGGTGCACCATCCTGTTCATCCTCAGCCCTTTCATTCATGCTTTCTACCCTTGCACTTATACTCCTACTAACTGCTGTCATTTGTTGCACGGCTTGAAGAATAGCACCATTTTGGGCTACCATTTGTGCCATTAAGGCAGCCATATCAACATTGTTCTCAGGTTCTCTTCGAGGAGGCATTGTCAACTATATAAAGAACATTATTTTGTAAGCTCGATTAGTAACCAAAACCATATCAAAGTAAACCCATCTCCTCTAAATTATCAAGTGTGACAAGTTTATTAGCTATCCAAAAGGCTCGAAATAAATTAGCAATGACTACTAAAACGGCTCTAAGGCAAAATTAGATGTAACAAATAAATATTCATATGCAATGCACCCATTCTACCCcacactcttttttttttaaaaaaaaaaaaaatacgaaaagggtttttttttttttttttttttaaataaaattgttttaaattctgtaaaacttattttcttttcgtaaaacctttgctctgataccaactgtaacagcCCTAAATTTTCACGACCAAAACGATAAACTAAAGATGGAAAATTCACGGCTGTCACTCCACACCTAGCTGAAAATGCTAAGTGCAAGGTAAATACAGAGTCAATCTAAAAAAAAGGTACGTGTCTCAAAAacttaatcaaataatcaaaacGTTGCAGCGGAAGACTTAagtcttacaaaatctaaaacaataaatacaattcaaatccaacaatattataaaattataaatagatTAAAACGGAGTCTCTATTCAAATCCTTCCACGCTCGTACAAATCCCCGGATCCAGTATGCACCCATGCAGCATCTCAAGCATCTCAATTGTACCTATCAACTGTACCCAAAACATAAATAGGTACAGGTTCCAGTGGGGGAACAACCCAAAACATAAGGACGTCAGCAAAAGCTGAGTTTtgagaaaataagaagaaatgatAAATTCACAATAGAACAACATTATAAACTTTACAAGCTCCAAAAACAGTAAGAGAGAATTATATTCCAAAACCAACATTATCGTAAATCCAAAACCAATTATTAAATCGTTAAAAGTCCATAACTTTCACCACATGTGTGCCAAGGTCCTACCCTTGACACGGTCTAGAGGTATCACCTGTGCTTGGTCAGACTTATAAGAATGCGCATCTCTCACATTTGGGCAGTCAGTAGGATGAGGCTGCCAAAGGAGAAAGTCTAACCCCCTAGCAAGTGGGGCCGATCAAACCCCACCCAATGAAACTCGGGCCAAGAGTTTAGTTTCGGGACGAAATCCCAGGGACGTCTCAGACGCACCTTAAAACCTGCTAGACCAACAGATCTCCCAGAGTCTGTTACAAAATTCCAAAAGACGGCTTGCACCAAAAATTCCAACCGGTGACCCACGGTCacttaaatcaattctcaaaaaTTCACAAAGCTAATAGAAATTTATCGTTACCAAAAGTATGTAAAAAAAACAGTTTAAATGTCAACCGAACATGCTCTTAATTTTAAAAAGGGTAAAAGTCCTTACCTCTCGAGACAGTCAATCCAAGCTAAGCTTAATATAAAAATTCTTTCTCTTCAAA from Silene latifolia isolate original U9 population chromosome 3, ASM4854445v1, whole genome shotgun sequence harbors:
- the LOC141647484 gene encoding uncharacterized protein LOC141647484; this encodes MPPRREPENNVDMAALMAQMVAQNGAILQAVQQMTAVSRSISARVESMNERAEDEQDGAPTVTAMFEAVQKKRPPSFTGKGDPNELDNWIREMEKIFLAVGCPVEFQARIAVYYLKEDADIWWETIKEDFMKPVRRRNPEGVLALYEKDWDDLKEMLEYEYFPDHVKSQKLADFGDLKQTDDMSVKEFYTKFVELSRFAKELVPTERTKAARFEDKLNWKIKGRFAGETFTTLKEVYARAVNIERSNKKMEAEMGSVGTKRKEFQGSQSDTPTKRGNFSHNSNFRNKSRSFGGAENKETSSKWQSKGQVMSRDSTRHYYCKACNGDHLGVDCEGKVVSCYWCGNPGHREFECRNKKAGKPRVAQSASASVTQSNRFQGQAKRNNYNNHNHAGSASVNNFKNPPTTQANSSASKPAGQVNVAQGQKKPTGKLYVMNKEEAENADIVSGNFSVNSVLAHVLFDCGASHSFISTKFVEKLKLQPSEIVNYDFVMPSGDLVNCERVYKGVSVVIGNHDFKADLIEFPLPYFDVILGMNWLGTHRASIDCWQGKVSLRGPKNVRVSYKGRVKGPRVKLISTMKLKKHISRGAELILCHIRDLRVEYPDLSDVHVVREFVDVFPEDIPGMPPDREVEFKIDLVPGTGPIAKSPYRMAPLEMKELKKQLDELMEKGYIRPSVSPWGAPVLFVKKKDGTLRLCIDYRELNQVTIKNRYPLPRIDDLFDQLKGASVFSKIDLRSGYHQLKIAPGDVPKTAFSTRYGHYEFTVMPFGLTNAPAVFMDLMNRTFRPYLDKFVVVFIDDILIYSKNEEEHEEHLRVILGILREKQLYAKFSKCEFWLDQVAFLGHIVSKDGVSVDPAKIKAVKEWPRPKSVTEIRSFLGLAGYYRRFVKDFSKIARPMNTLMKKATKFQWDDKCEEAFQILKEKLTTAPVLALPDGNEEYEVYTDASKNGLGCVLMQNRRVIAYASR